TAGAAATATTATTTATGGCCATGCTCCCATGAAATTGTTAAATCAGTTGGAAAAATACTATCCTTTGACTATAGTGCCAAAATCCACAGAGATTCAGGAAATCTAAGAAGTGGCAGCATgacaattaaagaaaatgagatgATTTTCCTGAACTATCTTTTCTTAAAAACACCTCTCCTTTCATTTATTAGCCATGCATATAACGAAATAATTGGTAGGGCCCAGAGGGCAGAATGTCTGGCTAGTGGGCCTGATGTCCTTGGATTTGGTGAGGGACAAGCTGAACCTAAGTTGGTGGCAACTACATGACACAAATTGGATGAAATATAAGAACAAGTATAGAGCAGAGGGATCAAGGACATGgtttctggaaccagactgcttgggtttgaatcccagcgactgccttggtttccttaggactaatattgataataattatatttaacagCATGGGTtcttaacaagaaaaataataacattcAATACACATTAGTCATTAGTATGGAAAAGGACTTTATAGAGCATTTTATCCTCATTGCTTACAGTTATGACGTGATTTtctgaaattagaaaacatatttacatttttgttgCCAAAATGATCTTGTTAGTACTTTATATTGCTTGGTAAAATGACCTCTTGTTACTATTTATCTTTcctatctttcatttagtttcttaAAATCTACTTACTGCATTTATGACTTTATCCTTCAGTGCCCTCAATGAAAGTATGTTATGCACTTGAAAAGCAGATAACCCCATTGCTTCAACATTTAGAACTTGTTCCCTTTTCCCTGTGTACTTggtgttctctcttcttcctctcctcttccaaATGAGTACTGTTTCTCTGTGCTCTGATGTTGAGACATATCCACCAGTTTATATATCCACAGTTTGAAATCTTATGCCAGTTAAAATATCAGGAActctattttttcctctatttctctAAAATTAATTAGAAAGATTATACTAATCCACTGGTGTCTTGATTCCCTTTTTGGCTTGTTtgtagaaaggaaaaatatatagcaaGTAGACCTATCTTGAAAATCAGACCCTCCTTGTCCTATTACGCTCCAGTGAGGTTCCCATGGCACTAGCAACcccccagaaaaagaaaacagttgccaTTAAGAAacatacacaaatcacaaatgtcCCTTCAgctctaaattatttttttaagttgagtTTATTTCCAGGTTATAAAAACTTTTGATTACTTATTTCCAATCTGATTTAattgacagaaaaacaaacaaacaaacaaatgaggctactttaagcaaattattttctcttttccttggaTATAGTTAGACTTGGCTTCCCTGTGCTTCCCAAGGCCACTGATCTAAAATATAGACAGAATCCATTTTATAACCTCAATTTGTGAGGGATGAGCCAATACTTACAGAATGAGATTTAGTTTTGATTTAGCAATACCTTAAAGGTTGCATGCCAGGCTTACACAAATTCTAACTACAATAGACATCAAGTTCCATGGTGGAGCTCATATATTCTCTTGAGATTTCTATAATGCCTAACATAGTGCCTTGATGAGGGCATGTTCATTGAATGGATAACAGATATGTGATCTCTTATTTAAACAGATAGATATAAAAAAGGGCATGAGGAAGGTACAGAACATGAAAAATTTATACACACATAGAATAAAACCCAGGATGGGTTTTGCACAAACCAGTACACGCTATATAAGGCAGGAATCAGAGTTTGTGGCAATTTATACCCAGAAACCCTTTTCTAACAATATCCATAGAAATCAGAAAAGTGTAAATAGAGGACATTCTCCTTCTCTTGGTTTTAGTGAGATAGATTGTTGCATCCTTGACATCTTCTAAAAGTTAGGAGAAAATCAGCAATTGACATTATCGAGTAAttagggaaaacaaaacattttcatataatttactTTCTTTAAATATCCTATTAGATAATTCCAGTGTGTATATACCCATATTTACTCAATGAATGAAAGTACacattaatgaattaatttttaatatttaataataaatattgacTGGATTAGTATTATATCTtgtgaaaaagtaaatgaaaataagtgACAGACTAATTGTTTgaaaactatatatctgatagcTATGATTTTGGTGCCTTATGTTTCTCTGCACTATGTTTTTGGTTGTATTATTTGAATgctggttaaaaaaacaaaatgcaaagcaaaggtataaaaagatgaaaaagggaAGGGCTATCAAGTTAAACTACACTGCTATTTCTTCAACTGTACTTAATAAGAATTAGCATGTGAAAAGATTGCTATCTCTTTATCCCCTCTTGTCTCTTCTGGATGGCTTAATCATTGACCTTCCAAGTGGGGaaaactgtacaaatatgagaataAAATGGATCAGAAGTCTGAAACTTGGCAAGAAAAGGAGGTTGCACATTATAGGAGTCAGCACCATGAGCTTAATTGGATATGAAACAATAGAAATAAGTTAGCCACATGATAATGGAAGATTCTTTATTGCTAGATGCTACTTAGCCAGTATCCAAGAAAGCAGAGGGTTTCTATGTGTCACAGAATGAGGCAAAGGATTGGAAGCAGGTGTATCTGGGTTTGAATGTCAGTTCTACCAATTAATAGTTTTGTGGTCTtatagaatttcattttttcccatttttctgatTGTGAAccaagaaatggaataaaataatccCTAGTTCCAAAAATTTGAgtctatatacatacacatatagcCCACAACTGAAGTTAATTTATTCTCTTCATCTAACAGCAGGTTAAGACTTAATGCTTTGTGATGCTGTGGATattagttcatggaagaaatctcaATCTTTTTCATGTGAATAATATCATCCTGTTCTGCAACAAACAAGCTATATAAACCTTTAATGGATGGCAGTTTGGAATCATACAGGTGTGAAGGAATTCCTTCTGATAGGTTTAACTGAAAATCCTAATTTGCAGATCCCTCTTTTTGTGCTTTTTACTCTTATTTATTTCATCACACTGGTTGGTAACTGGGGGATGATCATCTTAATCTGGTTAAATTCCCAACTTCACACTCCAATGTACTTCTTCCTTAGCAACCTCTCTTTTTGTGACATATGTTACTCCACTGTCATTGCTCCTAAGATGTTGGTAAATTTTCTATCAGAATATAGATCTAGCACATTTTCTGTCTGTGttttacagagtttcttttttgcAGTGTATGTAACCACAGAGGTCATCCTCCTAGCTATGATGgcttatgaccgctatgtggcaaTTGCTAATCCCTTGTTGTATACAGTCATTATGACCCAAAGGGTCTGTATTCAGCTGGTCCTTACATCTTACTTGGGTGGGCTTATTAATTCCATGACACACACAATTGGTTTGCTTAAACTAGACTTTTGTGGTCCTAACATTGTAAATCATTATTTCTGTGACGTTCCCCCTCTTCTGAGGCTCTCTTGCTCTGATGTTCACACCAATGAGATGCTGCTTTTGATCTTCTCTGGAGTCATTGTAATGTTCACGTTCATTATCATCATGGTCTCTTACATCTGCATTATCATTGCTATTCAAAGAATCCGTTCAGCTGAGGGGAGGtgcaaagccttctccacctgtgcctcccaccTGACTGCTGTGACATTACTCTATGGGTCTGTGACCTTTAGTTACATCCAGCCAAGCTCCCAATATTCCCTGGAACAGGAGAAGGTGTCTGCTGTCTTTTACACACTGGTGATCCCCATGCTAAACCCGCTTATTTATAGCCTGAGGAATAAGGATGTGAAAGATGCAGCGAAAAGGACAATATGGTGGAAGAGAACCCTCACTTGACACAGTTGTGTATATCATTTTGCTAACCTTCCTTAAACTTGCCAAGATATTGGAGACCTTCCAATATAGTCTCTTAGACAGTCTTCTGAAAGAGCTTACTATGTATTTCAAAGAACTGACAttgactgaaattaaaaaaaaaaaaaaactctagcaATAGGGATACATCAAATGCATTGGTGTCTCAAAGAAAAGTTGAAATTTCTCTTGGCCTAATATTCTTAGAATACACTATTTTTGTTCTAAAAATGCTGTCATTCAAGTACAAATGTGTATCTTCCATTTTGTATTTAAGCTTGCTTATCTAAATGGTATACTAGAAAAATTGTCTATAGACAAAAAAACATCATGCACACTTCTATTTGGCATTTTTACTGTGCAGTTACTATGTATCCTAAACCTAAAGAGGTGTAGTTATGGAGCAAAAACTGTTATAGAAACAGGGAACAgaagaatatcagaaatgggaaggcctatttaaagacaagaaaatatATGAGTTTGACTCTAGCATGTTATTTTTAAGCAAAAGTAGTAGAAAATAAGGCTGAGAACTTATTTAGGACCACATGTGTGAAGGTCCTTAGATGCCAGAATAGCATGTTTAAAGACTCCCTCACTGGGGATGACATCTTAAAAGTCTAAAAGGAATAAAAGTGCTTACTCAAAATTCTAtcttacaggaaaaaaatcaaaaatatataGCTAAAGAAAGAATTATGAACAAACAAAACTGATTGATTCTATTGCTtgcagaacattttaaaaaatatctaatgAAGTTTTAAGTTGAAGGAAATTAACCCAGCCAGAAACggggaaatgaaggaagaataatACCCGCAAGGATAAATATGGGCAAAACAGTAAAAGATATTGACTGATTAAAGCAACACCAAAAATGATTCCTTAAGGGAACAAATTGAGAAGCAAAATGTAGGACAGAAAGAGCAAAAAGGTTGCAAGGGAATAAGTGAATTAAACTGTTGTAAATTTCTTATTCTGTTAAAAGTGGtaaaagtactgattttaaaaagctTCTAATAAGTTAAAGATTTATATTGTATTCCTAGATCAACCAATAAAGGAATCAAAATCTGTAGTTAAAAACATAATAAAGGAAACAACTTTAATGATACACTATTGATTACTTCAAGAGTatgcagaaaggaagaaaaaagtttcAGAAGGGGAAACATAAATTAAACAGGGAGATGAGGATGGTATCTGTAATTAAGCTATGACAATTACATGCCAAAACTTTTTTCAGATAAATCAGAATTTCTCAACCTCAGTATTACTGATATTTTGGACTGTATGATTCTTTGTCATAGGGACtgacctgtgcattgtaggatgcttaATATCAGATGCAAGAAGCacatccatttccattttttagacagtaaaaatgtctccaggcactGTCAAAAATACTGTATAGGGCAAAATTGTCTACGTTGAGAAATACTGGactaaattaagaaaataaataaacaaaaggcatGACTCAAATATAAGATGTTTATGACACATAAGGATACAtatagagcaaaaataaatggaaattacaCCATGCAAACATGTGCTTAAAGGAAGCTATGTAACTATATTAATACcagaaaaattaaacattaaggggaaaaaaaaaacaggccaatAAACATAAAATCACAGCAAAATCAACTTAATTGAACTGATTGCAATGCATCAAAAATATGACTACCTACAGAAAACTCATTCTTTCAAATTCACATGGAACATTTGCAAACATTTGATTATACATTTTctcatagaacaaatttcaataaATGAAGTCcaatagaatatattttcttatcaCAGTGGAACTAAGCTTGAAATAGACAACAGAAATTCAAGTAATAAATCTCCAAAAGCTTGGAAATTAGGCAACACAGTCATTAAAACAATCCATGCTCATATATTAGGAAAGAGAAatcaaaatgcaaatttaaaaatattttgaagtaaatcaaattgaaaaataaatgaaaaatatataataaaattgcagaaaactaaaatatagaGTATATAATGGAATGacaaaaattgttttttcttagAATATAATTTGCATGTAGAGGAAACAAAAGTATCTTCAAAATAATGACAAGAAATAACTCAATTTAGCAAGATCGATATGCAAATATTAAAGTCAGTTACTATAGGGTGGCAGAAAgtaattggaaaataaatttttgaatatatCTATTTAATAGCATCAAAACACAtcaaataactagaaataaatgtaacaaaaggcaTATACAACCTctaaactgaaaatataaaatattgccaGTATAAATTatagaagacagaaataaataatgATCTATTACACACATGGATTTGCAGTTCAATATCGTCAAATATAATTATGCACAATCTGATCAATAAATTAATTGAAACTCTCATTGAGTTCTCTACCATTCTTTGTacgcatgtatatgtgtgttggTATGTGTGTGCAGAAAATGTCAAAATGACCTTATAACTGTATATTCATTTACCTAAAAGAACCAAGAAAATGTGAAGAATGTGAGCAAAGTTCAATAACTTACTTTACAAAATTTCAAGACTCAGTATTCAGttacagtaattaagacaatgTGATATTAGTTCAAGAATCAAcaaggagacaaatgaaaaagaatcagAAGTCCAGCAGTAGATCCACCATATGCAATCACTTCTTGCACAGTAGAGGCACAGATATTCAGATGGGAAagagtttcttcaataaatgatgctagaGCTATTGGATATActtactgaaaaaataaatgaaacttgaCTTCCAACTCACACAATAAAAAAGACTGACTCAAGATGGATCAAAACCTAAATATTAAAGATGAAAGAATGATTTCTCTAGATAAACATGAGACACTTCAAGGTCTTCATGAGCTTGGGTTGTCAAAGGTGTGTTCATTAGGACACACAAATGCTGAATATAAGAGTAGCGGAAGAACTAGCCTTTGCTATAATTGAGTACTACTGTCCTTAAAAATataccattaaaaaatataaagacaagCCACTGAATATGGAAGAAAATTCATATTATGTGTACTTGACATAATACTCATATCTAGAACAACTACAATTCAGTAACTGAAAAACTGTGATGgttaaaaatgtacaaattaaaagAGGTAGTTTCCAATGGAAGTCATTCAAAACAgtcaataagcatataaaaaatgTTCAGTGTCAATAATCACATATTGCTGAAACATTTGTGAAAATGTGACCACCACATTGGAGAATTGTTTGGCATTAAGATAAACATTTGCCTAAATAATGACTAAGACTTCCACCTAAATAGGAAAGCATAAATCCACAtcaaaatacatgaacaaaatgCTCATGGCATTTTTACTCATAAActtgaaataacaaaattgtTCATTGTTAGgataatcaataaataaaatctggtatattcatataatggaagaCTAcatagcattaaaaagaaaaagctgacatatacaacaacatggatgagacTCACTAAAGTTATGCCCAGTTATTCAGGGCAAAGATCTATAgacagcaatatataaaaaggatattcATGGCCAAAGGTGTCATACTTTAGAAACATAAGAACagctaatatttgaaaaaaaatcaatgtaatattcAATACTTACtgcaaaaatacataaactaaGAAAAAGTAGATTTTCACAGCATAAACTAacacattcaaaataaaaatctctggaaGCAATAACAGCTGAAAGCATCTTAAATATTCACAAAGTCAAAACAAACATTATGTGAGTTTCTGAAAATTTTCCCCTGAGCCTGGAATGAAACCAGGATGCCTCCAATCAgaatttctattcaacattgtgccaaagtcctaaagaaggaaataaatcaataaaaagaaataaaacgcattatatttgaagtgagaaagcaaaattgtcattatttgcatatgatataATTATGTATAGAAATCCAAAGTTTAGGATAAATAAATGACTGTAGAAAGCTCACATATATATCAattgtatttataaataaaaacaaaaattgaaaataatatattaatgaaCAATTAAATATCATGA
This genomic stretch from Choloepus didactylus isolate mChoDid1 chromosome 6, mChoDid1.pri, whole genome shotgun sequence harbors:
- the LOC119538249 gene encoding olfactory receptor 1052-like, with the protein product MAVWNHTGVKEFLLIGLTENPNLQIPLFVLFTLIYFITLVGNWGMIILIWLNSQLHTPMYFFLSNLSFCDICYSTVIAPKMLVNFLSEYRSSTFSVCVLQSFFFAVYVTTEVILLAMMAYDRYVAIANPLLYTVIMTQRVCIQLVLTSYLGGLINSMTHTIGLLKLDFCGPNIVNHYFCDVPPLLRLSCSDVHTNEMLLLIFSGVIVMFTFIIIMVSYICIIIAIQRIRSAEGRCKAFSTCASHLTAVTLLYGSVTFSYIQPSSQYSLEQEKVSAVFYTLVIPMLNPLIYSLRNKDVKDAAKRTIWWKRTLT